From one Amphiura filiformis chromosome 13, Afil_fr2py, whole genome shotgun sequence genomic stretch:
- the LOC140168218 gene encoding very long chain fatty acid elongase 4-like, with protein sequence MDLLTDAVNDSYNFYLHALTFSDPRVENWLFLQSPVPTLVIIFLYCLMVWLGPKLMEGREPFDLKRPMLVYNFLCMVLSFHIVKENVICGYKLGYSLSCQEVVYSYDPHEYRIAKALWWFYFSKCFEMLDTLIFILRKKNSQLTFLHVYHHASMFALWWIGMKWVAGGQSWFGATLNSFIHFVMYGYYTLSAAGPRFYKYLWWKRYLTQLQFAQFAIGLFHAAQSLYVNCNFPLWMQWALIVYGITIFSLFMNFYIHAYIRGKRLPKSQVAKADKTSNGVASTAGKENGIKSGGDYNERKKTK encoded by the exons ATGGACTTGCTAACAGATGCAGTGAATGACTCCTACAATTTCTACCTCCATGCACTCACATTCAGCG ATCCAAGAGTAGAAAACTGGCTATTTCTGCAGTCGCCGGTTCCCACTCTAGTCATCATATTCCTGTATTGCTTAATGGTATGGCTTGGGCCAAAGCTTATGGAAGGCCGGGAACCATTTGACCTAAAGAGACCGATGCTTGTGTATAATTTCTTATGTATGGTACTTTCATTTCATATTGTTAAAGAG AATGTAATATGTGGCTACAAACTTGGATATAGTCTAAGCTGTCAAGAAGTGGTATACTCCTATGATCCACATGAGTACAGG ATTGCCAAAGCTTTATGGTGGTTCTACTTCTCCAAATGCTTTGAAATGTTAGACACTCTCATCTTTATTTTACGCAAGAAAAACAGCCAGTTGACCTTTCTGCATGTCTATCACCATGCCTCTATGTTTGCACTCTGGTGGATTGGAATGAAATGGGTGGCTGGTGGACAAT CTTGGTTTGGTGCTACATTGAATTCCTTCATCCATTTTGTCATGTATGGGTACTACACACTATCAGCAGCAGGACCAAGGTTCTATAAATATCTATGGTGGAAAAGATATCTAACACAACTCCAATTT GCCCAATTTGCCATCGGTCTATTCCATGCCGCCCAGTCTCTGTACGTCAACTGCAACTTCCCACTGTGGATGCAGTGGGCGCTCATCGTGTACGGCATCACCATCTTCTCACTCTTCATGAATTTCTACATCCACGCATACATACGTGGGAAGAGACTGCCCAAGAGTCAAGTAGCCAAGGCTGACAAGACCTCCAATGGTGTCGCTTCAACAGCTGGCAAAGAAAATGGCATCAAGTCTGGCGGTGATTACAATGAGAGGAAAAAGACAAAGTAG